The Kitasatospora paranensis genome has a window encoding:
- the secG gene encoding preprotein translocase subunit SecG → MVIGFSIALIIFSLLMILLVLLHKGKGGGLSDMFGGGAMSTGGGSAVAERNLDRITIVVGLAWFACIVVLSLLLKYK, encoded by the coding sequence GTGGTTATCGGGTTCTCGATTGCCCTGATCATCTTCAGCCTGCTGATGATCCTCCTGGTGCTGCTGCACAAGGGGAAGGGCGGCGGCCTGTCCGACATGTTCGGCGGTGGCGCGATGTCGACCGGCGGCGGTTCGGCGGTGGCCGAGCGCAACCTGGACCGGATCACCATCGTGGTCGGTCTCGCCTGGTTCGCCTGCATCGTGGTGCTCAGCCTGCTGCTCAAGTACAAGTAA
- the gap gene encoding type I glyceraldehyde-3-phosphate dehydrogenase, with the protein MTIRVGINGFGRIGRNFFRAVRAQGADIEIVGVNDLTDTKTLAHLLKYDSILGTLQAEVSHTADSITVDGKTFKVIAERDPANLPWGELGVDIVIESTGIFTKADQAKKHVTAGAKKVIISAPATDEDVTIVMGVNDDKYDAAKHTVISNASCTTNCVAPLAKVLNENFGIVKGLMTTVHAFTNDQVTLDFPHKDLRRARAASLNIIPTSTGAAKATALVLPELKGKLDGTSLRVPVPTGSITDLVVTLEREVTVEEVNAAFQKASEGDLKGILEYTEDPIVSSDIVNSPFSTIFDSLMTMAQGNQVKVFGWYDNEWGYSNRLVNLTTLVGGQL; encoded by the coding sequence GTGACGATCCGGGTAGGCATCAACGGATTCGGCCGCATCGGCCGCAACTTCTTCCGTGCGGTTCGGGCCCAGGGCGCGGACATCGAGATCGTCGGTGTCAACGACCTGACCGACACCAAGACCCTGGCGCACCTGCTCAAGTACGACTCGATCCTGGGCACCCTCCAGGCCGAGGTGTCGCACACCGCCGACAGCATCACCGTGGACGGCAAGACCTTCAAGGTCATCGCCGAGCGCGACCCGGCCAACCTCCCCTGGGGCGAGCTGGGCGTGGACATCGTGATCGAGTCCACCGGTATCTTCACCAAGGCCGACCAGGCCAAGAAGCACGTCACGGCCGGTGCCAAGAAGGTCATCATCTCGGCGCCCGCCACCGACGAGGACGTCACCATCGTGATGGGCGTCAACGACGACAAGTACGACGCCGCGAAGCACACGGTCATCTCCAACGCCTCCTGCACCACCAACTGCGTGGCGCCGCTGGCGAAGGTGCTGAACGAGAACTTCGGCATCGTCAAGGGCCTGATGACCACGGTCCACGCGTTCACCAACGACCAGGTCACCCTGGACTTCCCGCACAAGGACCTGCGCCGCGCCCGTGCCGCGTCGCTGAACATCATCCCGACCTCGACCGGTGCCGCCAAGGCGACCGCCCTGGTCCTGCCCGAGCTCAAGGGCAAGCTGGACGGCACCTCGCTGCGCGTCCCCGTCCCGACCGGCTCGATCACCGACCTGGTCGTGACCCTGGAGCGCGAGGTCACCGTCGAGGAGGTCAACGCGGCCTTCCAGAAGGCGTCCGAGGGCGACCTCAAGGGCATCCTGGAGTACACCGAGGACCCGATCGTCTCCTCCGACATCGTGAACTCGCCGTTCTCCACGATCTTCGACTCGCTGATGACGATGGCCCAGGGCAACCAGGTCAAGGTCTTCGGCTGGTACGACAACGAGTGGGGCTACTCGAACCGCCTCGTCAACCTGACCACGCTCGTCGGTGGCCAGCTCTGA
- a CDS encoding RNA polymerase-binding protein RbpA, with the protein MGEAERGESAPRTRISFWCANKHETRPSFAAEAAVPETWDCPRCGFPAGQDELNPPAPARNEPYKTHLAYVRERRTDADGEAILAEALAKLRGEI; encoded by the coding sequence ATGGGCGAGGCGGAGCGCGGCGAGTCCGCTCCCCGGACCCGCATCTCCTTCTGGTGCGCGAACAAGCACGAGACGCGTCCCAGCTTCGCGGCCGAGGCGGCCGTCCCGGAGACCTGGGACTGCCCGCGCTGCGGGTTCCCCGCCGGGCAGGACGAGCTCAACCCGCCTGCCCCCGCCCGCAACGAGCCCTACAAGACCCACCTCGCCTACGTCCGCGAGCGCCGTACCGACGCCGACGGCGAGGCGATCCTGGCCGAGGCGCTGGCCAAGCTGCGCGGCGAGATCTGA
- a CDS encoding phosphoglycerate kinase → MKTIEDLQVAGQRVFVRADLNVPLSGGTITDDGRIRAVAPTIAKLVQAGAKVVVASHLGRPKGEPDPQFSLAPVAVRLGEILGVPVAFATDTVGESAKATVAALADGEVTLLENLRFNAGETAKDDAERGAFADELAALADLYVGDGFGAVHRKHASVYDLPARLPHAVGDLIAAEVGVLKRLTDEVARPYVVVLGGSKVSDKVGVIDNLLGKADRILIGGGMAYTFLAAQGHEVGISLLQKDQIPTVLEYLKRGEENGVEFVIPVDVAISGSFPDLKTKAPVEDFEIVDADSIPADKEGLDIGPKTQALFASKIADAATVFWNGPVGVFEHPAFAEGTKAVAAALLASDAFTVVGGGDSAAAVRILGFDETEFGHISTGGGASLEYLEGKTLPGLAALEG, encoded by the coding sequence GTGAAGACGATCGAAGACCTCCAGGTCGCGGGCCAGCGGGTGTTCGTCCGCGCCGACCTGAACGTTCCGCTGTCCGGCGGCACCATCACCGACGACGGCCGGATCCGCGCCGTCGCCCCGACCATCGCCAAGCTGGTGCAGGCCGGCGCCAAGGTGGTCGTCGCCTCGCACCTGGGCCGCCCGAAGGGCGAGCCCGACCCGCAGTTCTCCCTCGCGCCGGTGGCCGTCCGCCTCGGTGAGATCCTCGGCGTCCCGGTGGCCTTCGCCACCGACACCGTGGGCGAGAGCGCGAAGGCCACCGTCGCCGCCCTGGCCGACGGCGAGGTCACGCTGCTCGAGAACCTGCGCTTCAACGCGGGTGAGACCGCCAAGGACGACGCCGAGCGCGGTGCCTTCGCCGACGAGCTCGCAGCCCTCGCGGACCTGTACGTGGGCGACGGCTTCGGTGCGGTGCACCGCAAGCACGCCTCGGTGTACGACCTGCCGGCCCGCCTGCCGCACGCGGTCGGCGACCTGATCGCCGCCGAGGTGGGCGTGCTCAAGCGCCTGACCGACGAGGTGGCCCGCCCGTACGTGGTGGTCCTCGGCGGTTCGAAGGTCTCCGACAAGGTCGGCGTGATCGACAACCTGCTCGGCAAGGCCGACCGCATCCTCATCGGCGGCGGCATGGCGTACACCTTCCTCGCGGCCCAGGGCCACGAGGTGGGCATCTCGCTGCTGCAGAAGGACCAGATCCCCACCGTGCTGGAGTACCTCAAGCGCGGCGAGGAGAACGGCGTCGAGTTCGTCATCCCGGTCGACGTCGCGATCTCCGGCTCCTTCCCCGACCTGAAGACCAAGGCCCCGGTCGAGGACTTCGAGATCGTCGACGCGGACAGCATCCCCGCCGACAAGGAGGGCCTGGACATCGGCCCGAAGACCCAGGCGCTCTTCGCGTCGAAGATCGCCGACGCGGCGACGGTCTTCTGGAACGGCCCGGTCGGCGTCTTCGAGCACCCGGCGTTCGCCGAGGGCACCAAGGCGGTCGCCGCGGCGCTGCTGGCGAGCGACGCGTTCACCGTGGTCGGCGGCGGCGACTCCGCCGCGGCCGTCCGCATCCTGGGCTTCGACGAGACGGAGTTCGGGCACATCTCGACCGGCGGAGGCGCGAGCCTCGAATACCTGGAGGGCAAGACCCTTCCCGGTCTCGCCGCCCTGGAAGGCTGA
- the pgl gene encoding 6-phosphogluconolactonase has translation MTAASPQLVVHRDKELMARATAARLITRIVDAQSARGTASVVLTGGRNGNALLAAIAASPARDAVDWARLDLWWGDERFVAADDPDRNAVQAREELLGRVPLDPARVHEMPASDGVDGSDVEAAAARYAEELAKAAAPGSGIGVPAFDVLLLGVGPDTHVASLFPEHPGVREDELTVVGVRGAPKPPPTRVSLTLPAIRAAREVWLLAAGEDKAGAVALALSGPGEIQAPASGAYGTDRTLWLLDESAAAELPARSRPGTR, from the coding sequence GTGACGGCAGCCTCCCCGCAGCTGGTGGTCCACCGGGACAAGGAGCTGATGGCCCGGGCCACCGCGGCCCGGCTGATCACCCGGATCGTGGACGCCCAGTCCGCCCGCGGCACCGCCTCGGTGGTGCTCACCGGCGGCCGCAACGGCAACGCCCTGCTCGCCGCGATCGCCGCCTCCCCGGCGCGCGACGCGGTGGACTGGGCCCGCCTGGACCTGTGGTGGGGCGACGAGCGCTTCGTCGCCGCGGACGACCCGGACCGCAACGCCGTGCAGGCCCGCGAGGAACTGCTCGGCCGCGTCCCGCTGGACCCCGCCCGGGTGCACGAGATGCCGGCCTCCGACGGCGTCGACGGCTCCGACGTGGAGGCCGCCGCGGCCCGGTACGCCGAGGAGCTGGCCAAGGCCGCCGCGCCGGGCTCCGGCATCGGCGTCCCGGCCTTCGACGTGCTGCTGCTCGGCGTCGGCCCGGACACCCATGTCGCCTCGCTCTTCCCCGAGCACCCGGGGGTGCGCGAGGACGAGCTGACCGTGGTCGGCGTGCGCGGCGCACCCAAGCCGCCGCCCACCCGGGTCTCGCTGACCCTCCCGGCGATCCGGGCGGCCCGCGAGGTCTGGCTGCTCGCCGCCGGCGAGGACAAGGCCGGCGCCGTGGCGCTGGCCCTCAGCGGCCCCGGCGAGATCCAGGCGCCCGCCTCCGGCGCGTACGGCACCGACCGGACGCTCTGGCTGCTCGACGAGTCGGCGGCCGCCGAGCTGCCGGCGCGGAGCCGGCCCGGCACACGCTGA
- a CDS encoding sigma-70 family RNA polymerase sigma factor, whose translation MDGHAWLADRFEEHRPHLRSVAYRMLGSLSESEDAVQEAWLRLSRSDAAGIDNLGGWLTTVVSRVCLDTLRSRAARREDPWDVHVPDPVVTGADTADPEQQALLADSVGLALLVVLETLAPAERLAFVLHDMFAVPYEEIAPIVDRSPAAARQLASRARRRVQGGAPVPDGDPVRQREIVDAFLAAARGGDFEGLLALLDPDVVLRVDLGTPSGGGFPLPAGASRAVHGAAAVAGRALTFSRLAPFARPAMVNGAPGAVTAPEGRPVAVMGFTVSGGRIVRLDLLADPERLARLDLAFLDD comes from the coding sequence ATGGACGGACATGCGTGGCTGGCGGACCGCTTCGAGGAGCACCGGCCGCACCTGCGGTCGGTGGCGTACCGGATGCTCGGCTCGCTGAGCGAGTCCGAGGACGCCGTCCAGGAGGCCTGGCTGCGGCTCAGCCGCTCGGACGCCGCCGGGATCGACAACCTGGGCGGCTGGCTGACCACGGTGGTCTCCCGGGTCTGTCTGGACACCCTGCGCTCGCGGGCCGCCCGCCGCGAGGATCCCTGGGACGTGCACGTGCCGGACCCGGTGGTCACCGGCGCGGACACCGCCGACCCGGAGCAGCAGGCCCTGCTCGCCGACTCGGTCGGGCTGGCCCTGCTGGTGGTGCTGGAGACGCTGGCCCCGGCCGAGCGGCTGGCCTTCGTGCTGCACGACATGTTCGCGGTGCCCTACGAGGAGATCGCCCCGATCGTGGACCGCTCCCCCGCCGCGGCCCGCCAGCTGGCCAGCCGGGCCCGGCGCCGGGTGCAGGGCGGCGCGCCCGTCCCGGACGGCGACCCCGTCCGCCAGCGGGAGATCGTGGACGCCTTCCTGGCCGCGGCCCGCGGCGGCGACTTCGAGGGTCTGCTCGCGCTCCTCGACCCCGACGTGGTGCTCCGGGTCGACCTCGGCACACCGTCCGGCGGCGGGTTCCCCCTCCCGGCCGGCGCGTCCCGCGCGGTGCACGGCGCCGCCGCGGTGGCCGGCCGGGCGCTCACCTTCTCCCGGCTCGCGCCCTTCGCCCGCCCGGCCATGGTGAACGGCGCCCCCGGCGCGGTCACCGCCCCCGAGGGGCGCCCGGTGGCGGTCATGGGCTTCACCGTCAGCGGCGGCCGCATCGTCCGGCTCGACCTGCTGGCCGATCCCGAGCGGCTCGCCCGGCTCGACCTGGCCTTCCTGGACGACTGA
- the tpiA gene encoding triose-phosphate isomerase — MTERLPLMAGNWKMNLNHLEAIQHTQKLAFTLADKDYEAVEVAVLVPFTDLRSVQTLVDGDKLKIKYGSQDISQHDSGAYTGEVSGPMLSKLKCTFAVIGHSERRQYHGENEEIVNAKVKAAYRSGITPILCIGEPLDIRKAGTHVEYTLAQLDGALDGVPASDAETVVVAYEPVWAIGTGEVATPEDAQEVCGAIRARLAELYDGELAGKVRILYGGSVKSSSAAGLMAKPDVDGGLIGGASLDADEFVKIVRYREQAVG; from the coding sequence ATGACTGAGCGCCTCCCGCTGATGGCGGGCAACTGGAAGATGAACCTCAACCACCTCGAGGCCATCCAGCACACCCAGAAGCTGGCCTTCACGCTGGCCGACAAGGACTACGAGGCCGTCGAGGTCGCCGTCCTCGTCCCCTTCACCGACCTCCGCTCGGTGCAGACCCTGGTCGACGGCGACAAGCTGAAGATCAAGTACGGCTCGCAGGACATCTCGCAGCACGACTCCGGTGCCTACACCGGCGAGGTCTCCGGCCCGATGCTGTCGAAGCTGAAGTGCACCTTCGCGGTGATCGGTCACTCGGAGCGCCGCCAGTACCACGGCGAGAACGAGGAGATCGTCAACGCCAAGGTCAAGGCCGCCTACCGGAGCGGGATCACCCCGATCCTGTGCATCGGCGAGCCGCTGGACATCCGCAAGGCCGGCACCCACGTCGAGTACACCCTCGCGCAGCTGGACGGCGCCCTCGACGGCGTCCCGGCCTCGGATGCGGAGACGGTCGTCGTCGCGTACGAGCCGGTGTGGGCGATCGGCACCGGCGAGGTGGCGACCCCCGAGGACGCCCAGGAGGTCTGCGGTGCCATCCGCGCCCGCCTGGCGGAGCTGTACGACGGCGAGCTGGCCGGCAAGGTCCGCATCCTGTACGGCGGTTCGGTGAAGTCCTCCAGCGCGGCCGGCCTGATGGCCAAGCCGGACGTGGACGGCGGCCTGATCGGCGGAGCCTCCCTGGACGCCGACGAGTTCGTCAAGATCGTGCGCTACCGCGAGCAGGCAGTAGGCTAA